Proteins co-encoded in one Cricetulus griseus strain 17A/GY chromosome 1 unlocalized genomic scaffold, alternate assembly CriGri-PICRH-1.0 chr1_1, whole genome shotgun sequence genomic window:
- the LOC113833075 gene encoding KH homology domain-containing protein 1-like — protein MDGVNENAWWTVPENFEAPFVVYIDGSQEELIFGHGDIFLRSIEEHSNTFIQLEGWFTASGQTRVTVVGPFRAKQWLMDMIWSVGSQEPNHQARGQEMLQRVRSQPLTREDLDASFRESC, from the exons ATGGATGGTGTCAACGAGAATGCCTGGTGGACGGTGCCTGAAAACTTTGAGGCCCCCTTTGTGGTATACATAGATGGGAGCCAGGAGGAGCTCATATTTG GCCATGGAGACATATTCCTCAGAAGCATAGAGGAACACAGCAACACCTTCATTCAGCTGGAGGGGTGGTTTACGGCATCAGGCCAGACTCGAGTAACTGTAGTTGGACCATTCAGAGCAAAGCAGTGGTTGATGGATATGATTTGGAGTGTGGGAAGCCAGGAACCTAACCACCAGGCCCGAG GCCAAGAGATGTTGCAGCGAGTTCGGAGCCAGCCTCTGACAAGAGAGGATTTGGATGCCTCTTTCAGA GAAAGCTGTTAG